One window from the genome of Thermaerobacter marianensis DSM 12885 encodes:
- a CDS encoding TrkH family potassium uptake protein: MDTSLGGGAPQRPATGAAGLDAGAPPERRRRTAPAEAREPNPARILALGFAGVILLGSVLLSLPVAWEPGQRVGYLDALFTATSAVCVTGLVVVNTAETFSTFGEMVILALIQVGGLGVMTMSTLFALLVGKRITFRERLIIQEAWGQLSPAGMVRLVQYVTLVSVAFEAAGTLLLTLYWWQAYDMPFGLALYRGFFHAVSAFNNAGFDVFDSRRPSLERFAGDPVVTLVIGGLIIAGGLGFTVLADLGRRLRHRRHRLSLHTRLVLWTTAALLVAGTVLVAVAEWSNPATLGSLPVDRKLWAAFFHAITPRTAGFNMLPMAELTSLTVLTTILLMFVGGSPAGTAGGIKTTTLALLLATVRATIRGEDELVLMDRRVPTLTAAKALALAVLGAGLVLVVTMGMLLWDHHPLTATLFEAVSAFGTVGLSLGITPDLAPVSKVLILLTMYAGRVGPLTLAVALTRRGRRPPAVRYPEERVLVG; encoded by the coding sequence ATGGACACATCGCTAGGGGGCGGGGCGCCGCAGCGCCCCGCCACGGGTGCCGCGGGCCTGGACGCGGGCGCCCCGCCGGAGCGGCGGCGGCGCACCGCGCCCGCGGAGGCCCGGGAGCCCAACCCCGCCCGCATCCTGGCCCTGGGCTTTGCCGGGGTCATCCTGCTGGGCAGCGTGCTCCTGAGCCTGCCCGTGGCCTGGGAGCCCGGCCAACGGGTGGGCTACCTGGACGCCCTCTTCACCGCCACCTCCGCCGTCTGCGTCACCGGCCTGGTGGTCGTCAACACCGCCGAGACCTTCTCCACCTTCGGCGAGATGGTCATCCTGGCCCTCATCCAGGTGGGCGGGCTGGGCGTGATGACCATGTCCACGCTGTTCGCCCTGCTGGTGGGCAAGCGCATCACCTTCCGCGAGCGCCTGATCATCCAGGAGGCGTGGGGCCAGCTCTCGCCGGCCGGCATGGTACGGCTGGTCCAGTACGTGACCCTGGTCAGCGTGGCCTTCGAGGCCGCAGGCACGCTGCTCCTCACCCTCTACTGGTGGCAGGCCTACGACATGCCCTTCGGTTTGGCCCTCTACCGCGGCTTCTTCCACGCCGTGTCGGCCTTCAACAACGCGGGGTTTGACGTCTTCGACAGCCGGCGGCCCAGCCTGGAGCGGTTCGCCGGCGATCCCGTGGTCACCCTGGTCATCGGCGGGCTGATCATCGCCGGGGGCCTCGGCTTCACCGTCCTGGCCGACCTGGGCCGCCGGCTGCGTCACCGCCGCCACCGGCTGTCGCTGCATACCCGCCTGGTGCTCTGGACGACGGCGGCGCTCCTCGTCGCGGGGACGGTGCTGGTGGCCGTCGCCGAGTGGTCGAACCCGGCCACCCTGGGCTCGCTCCCCGTGGACCGCAAGCTGTGGGCCGCGTTCTTCCACGCCATCACACCGCGCACGGCGGGCTTCAACATGCTGCCCATGGCGGAGCTGACGAGCCTGACCGTCCTGACCACGATCCTGCTCATGTTCGTCGGTGGCTCGCCGGCGGGCACGGCGGGCGGGATCAAGACGACCACCCTGGCCCTGCTGCTGGCCACGGTGCGGGCCACCATCCGCGGCGAGGACGAGCTGGTGCTCATGGACCGGCGGGTGCCCACCCTGACGGCGGCGAAGGCCCTGGCGCTGGCGGTGCTGGGCGCGGGGCTCGTGCTGGTGGTGACGATGGGCATGCTGCTGTGGGACCACCACCCGCTGACGGCGACCCTCTTCGAGGCGGTGTCGGCCTTCGGCACCGTGGGGCTCAGCCTGGGCATCACCCCGGACCTGGCGCCCGTCAGCAAGGTGCTGATCCTGCTGACCATGTACGCCGGCCGGGTCGGCCCCCTGACCCTGGCGGTGGCCCTGACCCGCCGCGGCCGGCGGCCGCCGGCGGTGCGTTACCCGGAGGAGCGGGTGCTGGTGGGCTGA
- a CDS encoding potassium channel family protein, whose amino-acid sequence MPVREFAVIGLGRFGRAVATTLYEMGFSVLGIDVDEEAVQNMVQHATHVVTADATDEEVLRSLGLRNFDVVVVAIGDLEASVLVTLLLKEMGVRWVVAKAVSEHHGRVLQRIGADRVVFPERDMGMRLAQRMVSAHFLDYIEVSPDVSVVELQAGGDMVGKSLEQLRLRNRFRVTVIAIRRGDQVLVSPGAGAVVEARDVVVVIGTNEDIRRMQEELGI is encoded by the coding sequence ATGCCCGTCCGTGAGTTTGCCGTCATCGGCCTGGGCCGCTTCGGCCGGGCGGTGGCGACCACCCTGTACGAGATGGGCTTCAGCGTCCTCGGGATCGACGTCGATGAAGAGGCCGTGCAGAACATGGTCCAGCACGCGACCCACGTGGTGACCGCCGACGCCACGGACGAGGAAGTGCTGCGGTCCCTCGGGTTGCGCAACTTCGACGTGGTGGTGGTGGCCATCGGCGACCTGGAGGCCAGCGTGCTGGTGACGCTGCTTCTGAAGGAGATGGGCGTGCGCTGGGTGGTGGCCAAGGCGGTCAGCGAGCACCACGGCCGGGTCCTGCAGCGCATCGGCGCGGACCGGGTGGTTTTCCCAGAGCGGGACATGGGCATGCGGCTGGCCCAGCGCATGGTGTCGGCCCACTTCCTGGACTACATCGAGGTGTCACCCGACGTCAGCGTGGTCGAGCTCCAGGCCGGCGGCGACATGGTCGGCAAGAGCTTGGAGCAGCTGCGGCTGCGCAACCGGTTCCGGGTGACGGTCATCGCCATCCGCCGCGGCGACCAGGTCCTGGTGTCGCCGGGCGCCGGCGCGGTGGTCGAGGCACGGGACGTGGTGGTGGTGATCGGCACCAACGAGGACATCCGCCGCATGCAGGAGGAACTGGGCATCTAG
- a CDS encoding TrmH family RNA methyltransferase, producing the protein MRITSPQNPRIKRLRKLQERRHRRQLGATLVEGRRFVEEALAAGRPVRQAIYTAAFAAAPAGAALLRALAAAGTELAEVTDRLLEAVAMTETPQGIVAEVAVDEPAPVGPAWWRQVAEGRLPLALLPDGVQDPGNLGTLVRAAAGLGAAGAVLVPGTVDPFHPRAVRASAGACLRLPMARADSAAGAAESARAAGLAVWVAEAEAATPCWAVDWRRPCLLVVGNEGAGVSPEVQRYATGRVAIPLAGGIGSLNVAMAGCILLYEAARQAATAP; encoded by the coding sequence ATGCGGATCACGTCGCCCCAGAACCCGCGGATCAAGCGGCTGCGCAAGCTCCAGGAGCGGCGCCACCGGCGGCAGCTGGGGGCCACCCTGGTGGAGGGCCGGCGCTTCGTGGAAGAGGCCCTGGCCGCCGGGCGGCCGGTGCGCCAGGCGATCTACACGGCGGCCTTTGCCGCCGCGCCGGCCGGGGCGGCATTGCTCCGGGCCCTGGCGGCCGCGGGGACGGAACTGGCCGAGGTGACCGACCGGCTGCTGGAAGCCGTGGCGATGACGGAGACGCCCCAGGGCATCGTGGCGGAAGTCGCCGTGGACGAACCGGCCCCCGTGGGACCGGCCTGGTGGCGGCAGGTGGCGGAGGGCCGTCTGCCCCTGGCCCTGCTGCCCGACGGCGTGCAGGATCCGGGCAACCTGGGGACGCTGGTGCGGGCGGCGGCAGGGCTGGGGGCAGCGGGCGCCGTGCTGGTGCCGGGGACCGTGGACCCGTTCCACCCGCGGGCCGTGCGGGCGTCGGCGGGGGCGTGCCTGCGGCTCCCCATGGCCCGGGCGGATTCGGCGGCGGGGGCCGCCGAATCCGCCCGGGCGGCGGGGCTGGCGGTGTGGGTGGCGGAGGCGGAGGCGGCCACGCCCTGCTGGGCCGTCGACTGGCGGCGTCCCTGCCTGCTGGTGGTGGGCAATGAGGGGGCCGGGGTGAGCCCCGAGGTCCAGCGGTACGCCACGGGCCGGGTGGCAATCCCCCTGGCCGGAGGCATCGGGTCGCTCAACGTGGCCATGGCGGGGTGCATCCTGCTGTACGAGGCAGCCCGCCAGGCGGCAACGGCCCCCTGA
- a CDS encoding zf-TFIIB domain-containing protein encodes MAWEVRPAMRCPLCEVPMREVERRGVLIDVCPECRGVWLDRGELEKLLAGAERWEEEDFRHRGDPHYESDYRRHPYGRKRRKHFLDDLFDFDLPFFGDD; translated from the coding sequence ATGGCCTGGGAGGTGAGACCCGCCATGCGCTGCCCGTTGTGCGAGGTGCCCATGCGGGAGGTGGAGCGGCGCGGGGTGCTCATCGACGTCTGCCCCGAGTGCCGCGGCGTCTGGCTCGACCGGGGGGAGCTGGAGAAGCTGCTGGCCGGGGCCGAACGCTGGGAGGAAGAGGACTTCCGGCACCGCGGCGATCCTCACTACGAGTCCGACTACCGGCGCCATCCGTACGGCCGCAAGCGGCGCAAGCACTTCCTGGACGATCTCTTTGACTTCGACCTGCCCTTCTTCGGCGACGACTGA
- a CDS encoding helix-turn-helix domain-containing protein, giving the protein MTLTLTPEEVAALEREKERLSPSEVPVTCRVVERVLRQAQKRLLTPREVADMFGVSERAVRKWCEQGKIVAFQPGGRGGEWRIPADQFAATPEQVRAFRRVTEEIVAKYGGEIDDFER; this is encoded by the coding sequence GTGACGCTGACGCTGACTCCCGAGGAGGTTGCCGCGCTTGAGCGCGAAAAGGAGAGGCTCTCGCCGAGCGAGGTGCCGGTGACCTGCCGGGTTGTCGAAAGAGTGCTGCGCCAGGCCCAGAAGCGCCTTTTGACGCCGCGGGAGGTCGCCGACATGTTCGGCGTGAGCGAACGGGCGGTTCGCAAGTGGTGCGAGCAGGGTAAAATCGTCGCGTTCCAGCCAGGGGGGCGAGGCGGGGAGTGGCGGATCCCGGCCGACCAGTTCGCCGCGACGCCGGAGCAGGTTCGCGCTTTCCGCCGGGTCACCGAAGAGATCGTGGCGAAGTACGGCGGGGAGATCGACGATTTCGAACGCTAG
- a CDS encoding PIN domain-containing protein, producing the protein MLDTTVFCGAFVKPSGGNMQVLTLAASGLFVPLVPQSVLAEFVQRAVSHGIGGRTYAYDDVRRWLEALAPLLDRAQPVGLRDLLPSLLRYPMQPLRRLLQSGARQWPEGLPPEVLAASADRVDPGDLHVMLAAVELGADVLVTSNVEDFVPLTEVCDVEPPSVFLRRFL; encoded by the coding sequence CTGCTCGACACCACCGTCTTCTGCGGCGCGTTCGTCAAGCCCTCTGGTGGCAACATGCAGGTGCTGACCCTGGCGGCCTCGGGGTTGTTCGTGCCACTTGTGCCCCAGAGCGTACTCGCAGAGTTTGTACAGAGGGCGGTGTCCCACGGTATCGGTGGGCGCACCTACGCGTACGACGACGTGCGGCGGTGGCTTGAGGCGTTGGCGCCGCTCCTGGATCGGGCCCAGCCGGTGGGTTTGCGGGACCTGTTGCCGAGTTTGCTCCGGTACCCCATGCAGCCCCTCCGCCGCCTCCTGCAGAGCGGGGCCCGCCAATGGCCCGAGGGTTTGCCGCCGGAGGTGCTCGCCGCATCCGCCGACCGCGTCGACCCTGGCGACCTTCACGTGATGCTGGCGGCTGTGGAGCTGGGGGCGGACGTGCTGGTTACCAGCAACGTCGAGGACTTTGTGCCGCTTACAGAAGTTTGCGATGTCGAACCGCCGAGCGTGTTCTTGCGCCGGTTCCTCTGA